The following proteins come from a genomic window of Thermoproteus sp.:
- the pyrB gene encoding aspartate carbamoyltransferase: protein MSWRGRDVISMRDFSRGDLEVLFERAREMERYAKSGLDVLRGKILAVAFFEPSTRTRLSFETAMKRLGGDVIGFSSAEGTSVEKGETFSDTIRMLDAYADAIVVRHRLEGAARLAAEIADSPVINAGDGSFNHPTQAMLDLYTIWREKGRIDGLKVGIMGDLKYARTVNSLLEALALYDVEVALISPEFLRPRQETLDYVQSRGLRYRAYSRLEEVLGELDVLYVVRIQKERFLDPLEYERVKGSYRLTSESLRGAKEDLIVLHPLPRVDELDPSVDSTKHAAYFKQAAYGVPLRMALLSLVLS from the coding sequence GTGTCCTGGCGCGGTCGGGACGTAATATCTATGAGGGACTTCTCGAGAGGCGATCTGGAGGTCCTATTCGAAAGGGCTAGAGAGATGGAGAGATACGCCAAGTCGGGGCTGGACGTGTTGAGGGGCAAGATCCTCGCCGTGGCCTTCTTCGAGCCCTCCACTAGGACTAGGCTGAGCTTCGAGACGGCCATGAAGAGGCTGGGCGGCGACGTCATCGGCTTCTCTAGCGCCGAGGGGACCAGCGTGGAGAAAGGCGAGACGTTTTCGGACACGATAAGGATGCTTGACGCCTACGCCGACGCCATAGTGGTGAGGCACAGGCTAGAGGGCGCGGCGAGACTTGCGGCCGAAATCGCCGATTCGCCCGTCATAAACGCCGGCGACGGCTCTTTCAACCATCCGACCCAGGCAATGCTAGACCTATATACCATATGGAGAGAGAAGGGGAGAATAGACGGGCTTAAGGTCGGCATAATGGGCGACTTGAAGTATGCGAGGACTGTCAATTCCCTCCTGGAGGCCCTCGCCCTATACGACGTGGAGGTGGCATTGATATCGCCCGAGTTCTTGAGGCCGAGACAGGAGACTCTCGACTACGTCCAGTCGCGAGGGTTGCGCTATAGGGCCTATTCGAGGCTGGAGGAGGTGTTGGGGGAGCTCGACGTGCTATACGTAGTCAGGATTCAGAAGGAGAGGTTTCTGGACCCCCTAGAATACGAGCGTGTGAAGGGGAGCTATAGGCTCACCTCCGAGTCCCTTAGGGGGGCCAAAGAGGACCTAATAGTACTTCACCCGTTGCCGAGAGTAGACGAACTGGACCCCTCGGTCGACTCCACCAAACATGCGGCGTACTTCAAACAGGCCGCATACGGCGTGCCGTTGAGGATGGCCCTCCTTAGCCTCGTCCTCTCCTAA